In a genomic window of uncultured Flavobacterium sp.:
- a CDS encoding prolyl oligopeptidase family serine peptidase: MRKNFFILAFLIFSILGNSQILKLEEIMKGESFIGNQPTNGRWSLDGKKVYFEWNPTNDLGESTYSWQKGAAKPVLVEPKEASFSKLDFKSKTGSDVFYYVDKGALYSYTNSTKAVKKIIQQSSDISNLELGTTAGIVFFEQNGNIFKYNAKEGTVLQITNLSKGVKKEKTTDKDSFLVTQQKELFQFIRDKEAKKQWNLAKAKATKSDFAKEYFYGKDNLYNLKANPNGNFATFSLVEAADIKQEKMEVFITDDGYNQTPDTKEKVSTANLVKTKFGIYSVAKDTVYYVNFSTLSHIQDSPKYYETYDNLKNKAKEDKLITTLAPVYNEDGTLAIVDIRSQDNKDRWLISLNLENGTFKEIEHQYDEAWIGGPGIPSYSFESGILGFLADNETIYFQSEVTGYSHLYTYNLKSNKKTQLTTGNWEVRDVVLSKDKKTFYLTTNTTNPGNRNFYKLPAIGGALEPILTKDGAHEVVVSPDEKSLLVRYSYKNIPWDFYIADNKKNTTLQQISSSPSESFKQYKWREPEVITFKAQDGTPVNARLYTPKAESNNKAAVIFVHGAGYLQNAHNFWSNYYREYMFHNLLTDLGYTVLDIDYRGSDGYGRDFRTGIYRFMGGKDLSDQLDGKKYLVEKYGVDANRVGIYGGSYGGFITLMGMLTTPGEFKSGAALRSVTDWAHYNHGYTGNILNFPETDPEAYKKSSPIYFADNLKGNLVMLHGMVDDNVEYKDVVRLSQRFIELQKKNWTLSTFPVESHGFKETYSWIDEYSRILNLFNSTLLEK; encoded by the coding sequence ATGAGAAAAAACTTTTTTATCCTTGCCTTTTTGATTTTTTCAATATTGGGCAATAGCCAAATTTTGAAACTCGAAGAAATAATGAAAGGCGAGTCTTTTATTGGAAATCAACCAACAAACGGACGCTGGTCTTTGGATGGGAAAAAAGTGTATTTTGAATGGAATCCAACGAATGATTTAGGCGAAAGCACTTATTCTTGGCAAAAAGGAGCCGCAAAACCTGTTTTGGTTGAACCTAAAGAAGCTAGTTTTTCTAAACTTGATTTTAAAAGTAAAACTGGTTCTGATGTTTTTTATTATGTAGATAAAGGAGCTTTATATTCTTATACAAATAGTACAAAAGCAGTTAAGAAAATTATTCAGCAAAGCAGCGATATTTCAAATTTGGAATTAGGAACAACTGCAGGAATTGTTTTTTTCGAACAAAATGGTAATATTTTCAAATACAATGCTAAAGAAGGAACAGTTTTGCAAATAACCAACCTTTCTAAAGGAGTTAAAAAAGAGAAAACTACAGATAAAGACTCATTTTTAGTAACACAACAAAAAGAGTTGTTTCAGTTTATTAGAGATAAGGAAGCAAAAAAACAATGGAATCTTGCTAAAGCTAAAGCCACTAAATCTGATTTTGCTAAAGAGTATTTCTATGGAAAAGACAATTTGTATAATCTGAAAGCTAATCCAAATGGAAATTTTGCGACATTTAGTTTAGTTGAAGCAGCAGATATCAAACAAGAAAAAATGGAAGTTTTTATAACGGATGACGGTTATAATCAAACGCCGGATACTAAAGAAAAAGTTTCTACAGCAAATTTGGTAAAAACGAAATTCGGAATTTATTCTGTAGCAAAAGATACTGTTTATTATGTGAATTTTTCGACTTTAAGTCATATTCAGGATTCTCCAAAGTATTATGAAACTTACGATAATTTAAAAAATAAAGCCAAAGAAGATAAACTAATTACAACTCTTGCTCCGGTTTATAACGAAGACGGAACGCTGGCAATTGTCGATATTAGAAGTCAGGATAATAAAGATAGATGGCTGATAAGTTTAAACCTTGAAAACGGAACTTTTAAAGAAATTGAACATCAATATGATGAAGCGTGGATTGGTGGTCCTGGAATTCCATCGTATTCTTTTGAATCTGGAATTCTTGGTTTCTTAGCAGATAACGAAACGATTTATTTCCAATCTGAAGTTACAGGATATTCACATTTATATACTTATAATTTAAAGTCAAACAAGAAAACCCAATTAACAACCGGAAATTGGGAAGTTCGTGACGTAGTATTGTCTAAAGATAAAAAGACGTTTTATTTAACGACAAATACAACAAATCCGGGAAATAGAAATTTCTATAAATTACCTGCAATTGGTGGCGCTTTAGAACCAATTTTGACTAAAGATGGCGCACATGAAGTTGTGGTTTCACCAGATGAAAAATCGCTTTTGGTACGTTATTCTTATAAAAATATTCCATGGGATTTTTATATTGCCGATAATAAAAAGAACACGACATTACAACAAATTTCTTCTTCGCCTTCTGAGAGTTTCAAACAGTATAAATGGAGAGAACCGGAAGTAATTACATTCAAAGCGCAAGACGGAACTCCTGTAAATGCGAGATTATATACGCCAAAAGCAGAAAGTAATAATAAAGCTGCCGTAATTTTTGTTCACGGCGCAGGTTATTTACAAAACGCACATAATTTTTGGAGTAATTATTACAGAGAATATATGTTTCATAATTTGTTGACTGATTTAGGTTATACAGTTTTAGACATTGATTACAGAGGAAGTGATGGTTACGGACGTGATTTTAGAACTGGAATTTACCGTTTTATGGGAGGAAAAGATTTATCTGATCAGCTTGACGGAAAAAAATATCTAGTTGAAAAATACGGAGTTGACGCGAACAGAGTTGGTATTTACGGTGGATCTTATGGTGGATTTATTACTTTGATGGGAATGTTAACGACTCCTGGCGAATTTAAATCTGGCGCTGCATTGCGTTCTGTTACAGATTGGGCACATTACAATCACGGATATACAGGAAATATTTTGAATTTTCCAGAAACAGATCCTGAAGCTTACAAGAAAAGTTCTCCGATTTATTTCGCAGATAATTTAAAAGGAAATCTTGTTATGTTGCACGGAATGGTTGATGATAATGTCGAATATAAAGATGTTGTTCGTTTATCTCAACGTTTTATTGAGTTACAAAAGAAGAATTGGACTCTTTCTACTTTTCCGGTAGAATCACACGGATTTAAAGAAACATACTCGTGGATTGATGAATACAGTAGAATTTTGAATTTATTTAATTCGACTTTGTTAGAAAAATAA
- a CDS encoding Cof-type HAD-IIB family hydrolase, which translates to MTSKLKNIKVVVTDLDGTLLNPHHKISDYTKSIFQELHNQNILIVVATGRHHLDAMAIIEKLEVPVYLVSSNGARIHSPERKELFAFNLESDVVKAALNVEIDPEITVVLFKENVWQTNRISERLNAFQEELRYAPELVDYKKLEDFGAIKIFFSHDNHEKLVALKDAIMSNSSQDLHHAFSLPTCLEFMDKSVDKAVAIEKVLEKEGFSLEEAISFGDGFNDVQMLSSTGKGLIMGNAPDLLKETLPNLEVIKTNAEDGVARYIASKILDKEFVQS; encoded by the coding sequence ATGACTTCGAAACTTAAAAATATAAAAGTTGTTGTAACGGACTTAGACGGAACTTTACTCAACCCACACCACAAAATATCAGATTATACTAAATCTATTTTTCAGGAATTACACAATCAAAATATTCTTATCGTTGTTGCCACAGGACGTCATCATCTTGATGCAATGGCAATTATTGAAAAATTGGAAGTTCCGGTTTATCTAGTAAGCTCAAACGGAGCAAGAATTCATTCGCCTGAGCGAAAAGAACTTTTTGCATTTAACTTAGAAAGTGACGTTGTAAAAGCAGCTTTAAACGTAGAAATTGATCCGGAAATTACAGTAGTTTTATTTAAAGAAAATGTTTGGCAAACCAATAGAATAAGCGAAAGATTAAATGCTTTTCAGGAAGAATTAAGATACGCTCCGGAATTGGTTGATTATAAAAAACTGGAAGATTTTGGCGCTATTAAAATATTCTTTTCTCATGATAATCATGAAAAATTAGTAGCTTTAAAAGACGCTATTATGTCAAATTCTTCTCAGGATTTACATCATGCTTTTAGTTTACCAACTTGTCTGGAGTTTATGGATAAATCTGTAGATAAAGCAGTTGCAATCGAGAAAGTTCTGGAAAAAGAAGGGTTTTCATTAGAAGAAGCGATTTCGTTTGGAGACGGTTTTAACGATGTTCAAATGTTGTCTTCAACAGGAAAAGGTTTAATTATGGGAAATGCTCCAGATTTATTAAAGGAAACTTTGCCAAACTTAGAAGTAATTAAAACAAATGCCGAAGATGGTGTTGCAAGATATATAGCTTCAAAAATTTTGGATAAAGAATTTGTTCAGAGTTAA
- a CDS encoding DUF1801 domain-containing protein — translation MTQLDDFYLKQEEPIKGIFLVLKEIILKQDTDITNVLKYGMPFFCYKGKMFCYLWLHKKYKQPYIGIVEGKHFDEDFLLQENRSRMKIMLFDINEDLPLEQIEDIIQKAINLYKLGIIQV, via the coding sequence ATGACACAATTGGATGATTTCTATTTAAAACAAGAAGAACCCATAAAAGGGATATTTCTTGTATTGAAAGAAATTATTCTGAAACAAGATACAGATATTACAAATGTTTTAAAATACGGAATGCCTTTCTTTTGCTATAAAGGAAAGATGTTCTGCTATTTGTGGCTTCATAAAAAGTACAAACAACCTTATATAGGAATTGTCGAAGGAAAACATTTTGACGAAGATTTTTTACTTCAGGAAAATCGGTCGAGAATGAAAATTATGCTTTTTGATATAAATGAAGATTTGCCTTTGGAACAAATTGAAGACATTATACAGAAAGCAATAAATTTATATAAATTAGGAATTATTCAAGTTTAA